A section of the Marinimicrobium koreense genome encodes:
- a CDS encoding efflux RND transporter permease subunit encodes MIAAIIRWSIHNRLLVVLATLMLLGWGLYSVRNTPVDAIPDLSDVQVIVKTSYPGQAPQVVQDQVTYPLTTALLSVPKTQTVRGFSFYGDSYVYVIFEEGTDLYWARSRVLEYLNQAAQDLPEGARPELGPDATGVGWVFNYALVDRTGQHNLAELTTLQNWFLKYELQALDGVSEIATIGGMNRQYQVEVDPQKLRAYNLPLQQVHAAIVNGNAETGASVIEMAEAEYMVRATGYVQSIEDLAQIPLGTNERGTPLQLKDVATIQLGPEMRRGIAELNGEGEVVGGIVVMRSGENASEVIDRVKARLDELKPSLPDGVDVVTTYDRSQLIRNAVSNLYEKLGQELLVVVLICALFLFHLRSSLVVVFSLPLGILIAMIVMQIQGINANIMSLGGIAIAIGAMVDGAVVMIENFHKHLERHKGELSNEQRWQLAARSASEVGPALFFSLLIITLSFLPVFALEAQEGRMFSPLAFTKTYAMAAAAGLAITLVPVLLGYCVRGRILPERKNPINRVLIAGYQPLLRGVLRFPKTTLLIALAIMVIGLWPAQKLGTEFMPTLDEGDLMYMPTTYAGVSIGEARQILQQTDKLIKTLPEVETVFGKIGRADTATDPAPLTMIETVIQFKPRDQWRPGVTPESLRAELDQLIDFPGLTNAWVMPIKTRIDMLATGIKTPVGVKIAGPDLSVIEQLGRELETVIGEVPGASSVYAERVAGGRYLTVDIDRASAARYGLNIADVQSVIRTAVGGANITETVEGLERYPVNLRYPQAYRDSPEALANLPIVTPNGTHIPLSEVARVTIEDGPPAIKSENARLNGWVFVDITERDLGSFVADAQAAVNEHIELPPGYSLRWAGQYEYMARAQEKLALVMPITLGVIVLLLYLNFRRFSEVAMILMTLPFGLLGGVWLLLALGYDLSVAVAMGFIALAGVAVEIGVLMLVYLNLEYQAAEERCTEAGRAFTRADLQQAVMEGAGLRLRPIVMTAATLFAGLLPIMLGGGTGSEVMQRIAAPMVGGTFTTLILTLLVLPVIYYLWRSVGKPAT; translated from the coding sequence ATGATTGCCGCGATCATTCGCTGGTCCATTCACAATCGCCTGCTGGTGGTACTGGCCACCTTGATGTTGTTGGGCTGGGGGCTCTACTCGGTGCGCAACACACCCGTGGATGCCATCCCGGACCTGTCCGATGTGCAGGTGATTGTCAAAACCTCCTACCCCGGGCAGGCGCCCCAGGTGGTGCAGGACCAGGTGACCTACCCGCTCACCACCGCGCTTCTGTCCGTCCCCAAAACCCAGACCGTGCGGGGCTTTTCCTTTTACGGCGACTCTTACGTTTATGTGATTTTTGAGGAAGGTACGGACCTCTACTGGGCCCGCTCCCGGGTGTTGGAGTATCTGAATCAGGCCGCCCAGGATTTACCCGAAGGCGCTCGCCCCGAACTCGGCCCGGATGCCACCGGGGTGGGCTGGGTATTCAACTATGCGCTGGTCGACCGCACCGGCCAGCACAACCTGGCGGAACTCACGACGCTGCAGAACTGGTTTCTGAAGTACGAGTTGCAGGCGCTCGATGGTGTGTCCGAGATCGCCACCATTGGCGGCATGAACCGGCAATATCAGGTGGAGGTCGACCCGCAGAAGCTGCGCGCCTATAACCTGCCACTGCAACAGGTGCACGCCGCCATCGTCAACGGCAATGCCGAAACCGGCGCGTCGGTCATCGAAATGGCCGAGGCGGAGTATATGGTGCGCGCCACCGGCTATGTGCAAAGCATAGAAGACCTGGCGCAGATTCCGCTGGGCACCAACGAGCGGGGAACCCCGCTGCAGTTGAAAGACGTCGCCACCATCCAACTCGGCCCGGAAATGCGTCGGGGCATTGCCGAGCTGAACGGCGAAGGCGAGGTGGTGGGTGGCATCGTGGTGATGCGCTCGGGCGAAAACGCGTCGGAGGTGATTGACCGGGTGAAGGCCCGGCTGGATGAACTGAAGCCCAGTCTGCCCGACGGCGTGGATGTGGTCACCACCTACGACCGCTCGCAACTGATTCGCAATGCGGTGAGCAACCTGTACGAAAAGCTCGGTCAGGAACTACTGGTAGTGGTACTGATCTGCGCCCTGTTTCTGTTTCACCTGCGCTCATCCCTCGTGGTGGTATTCAGCCTGCCGCTTGGCATTCTCATCGCGATGATCGTAATGCAGATCCAGGGCATCAATGCCAACATCATGTCCCTCGGCGGCATTGCCATCGCCATTGGTGCCATGGTCGATGGCGCGGTGGTGATGATCGAAAATTTTCACAAACACCTGGAGCGCCACAAAGGCGAGCTGAGCAACGAACAACGCTGGCAACTGGCGGCCCGCTCGGCATCGGAAGTGGGCCCGGCGCTGTTTTTCTCGCTGTTGATCATCACCCTGAGTTTTCTGCCGGTGTTTGCCTTGGAGGCCCAGGAAGGGCGGATGTTCTCCCCGCTGGCCTTTACCAAAACCTACGCCATGGCGGCCGCCGCCGGGTTGGCCATTACCCTGGTGCCGGTATTGCTCGGTTACTGTGTGCGCGGGCGCATCCTGCCCGAGCGGAAAAACCCGATCAACCGGGTGTTGATCGCAGGCTATCAACCGCTGCTGCGCGGCGTGTTGCGCTTTCCCAAAACGACACTGCTGATCGCCCTGGCGATCATGGTCATCGGACTCTGGCCCGCACAGAAACTCGGCACGGAATTTATGCCCACGCTGGATGAAGGCGACCTGATGTATATGCCCACCACCTACGCGGGCGTGTCCATTGGCGAGGCGCGACAGATTCTGCAACAGACCGACAAGCTGATCAAAACCCTGCCGGAAGTGGAGACGGTGTTCGGCAAAATCGGTCGGGCCGATACCGCCACGGATCCGGCCCCGCTGACGATGATCGAGACGGTGATTCAGTTCAAGCCCAGAGACCAATGGCGACCCGGTGTCACCCCGGAATCCCTGCGCGCCGAGCTGGATCAGTTGATCGACTTTCCGGGCCTGACCAATGCCTGGGTGATGCCGATCAAAACCCGGATCGATATGCTCGCCACCGGCATCAAAACACCGGTGGGGGTAAAAATTGCGGGGCCGGACCTGTCGGTGATTGAACAGCTCGGGCGGGAGCTGGAAACCGTGATTGGCGAGGTACCCGGTGCGAGCTCCGTGTACGCGGAACGCGTGGCCGGGGGGCGCTATCTGACCGTGGATATCGACCGCGCCAGCGCCGCCCGTTACGGGCTGAATATCGCCGATGTGCAGTCGGTAATCCGCACCGCCGTGGGCGGTGCCAATATCACCGAAACCGTCGAAGGACTGGAGCGCTACCCGGTCAACCTGCGCTATCCCCAAGCCTATCGTGACTCGCCGGAGGCGCTGGCCAATTTACCCATTGTCACCCCCAATGGAACCCACATTCCTTTGAGCGAGGTCGCCCGTGTGACCATCGAAGATGGACCGCCCGCCATCAAGAGCGAGAATGCCCGGCTGAACGGTTGGGTGTTTGTCGACATCACCGAGCGGGATCTGGGCTCCTTTGTGGCCGACGCGCAAGCGGCGGTGAACGAGCACATTGAGTTGCCCCCCGGCTACTCGCTGCGCTGGGCCGGTCAGTACGAATACATGGCGCGCGCTCAGGAAAAGCTGGCGCTGGTGATGCCGATTACCCTGGGCGTGATTGTGTTGCTGCTGTACCTGAACTTCCGCCGCTTCAGCGAAGTGGCGATGATCCTCATGACATTACCGTTCGGGTTGTTGGGCGGCGTCTGGTTGCTGCTCGCGTTGGGCTATGACCTGTCGGTCGCGGTGGCCATGGGTTTTATCGCCCTGGCCGGGGTGGCGGTGGAAATTGGCGTATTGATGCTGGTGTATCTGAACCTGGAGTATCAGGCCGCCGAGGAGCGCTGCACCGAGGCCGGTCGGGCCTTCACCCGCGCGGACCTACAGCAGGCGGTGATGGAAGGGGCCGGGCTGCGGCTGCGGCCGATTGTGATGACCGCCGCCACGCTGTTCGCGGGCCTGCTGCCCATCATGCTCGGCGGCGGCACCGGTTCGGAGGTGATGCAGCGCATCGCCGCGCCGATGGTGGGCGGCACCTTCACGACACTGATCCTGACCTTGTTGGTGCTACCGGTGATCTATTACCTGTGGCGCTCGGTGGGTAAGCCGGCGACTTGA
- a CDS encoding DUF3667 domain-containing protein → MTQPSLCANCDTPLQGDYCHRCGQDNKNYVRSAFGLITEFLGEFTNWDNRLWRTLRPLWVRPGFLSLRYVQGHRAPYVPPLRLYIFTSIVAFLVFAQAIPVDSINLNPPEETTERASGEGSESRSGLVAPPIPGRDVHFELPLVSDEINRRLEYNFGRIAENPQIGINQFFSLAPQVMFLLLPLFALVLKLIYWRRHHYYMEHLILALHTHSFGLQLAVVVVGLAMLEDAIAAWPVVPEALSVLSSLLFWSVPLYLLLSHKTFYRQGWWKSVLKFLLTATAYSFLLFTAFLFTTIQSILRS, encoded by the coding sequence ATGACTCAGCCTTCGCTCTGCGCCAATTGCGATACGCCGCTTCAGGGCGATTATTGCCATCGCTGTGGGCAGGACAACAAGAATTATGTACGCAGCGCCTTCGGACTCATCACCGAGTTCCTGGGGGAGTTCACCAACTGGGACAATCGTCTCTGGCGGACCTTGCGGCCACTGTGGGTCCGCCCGGGGTTTCTGAGTCTGCGTTACGTTCAGGGGCACCGAGCCCCATATGTTCCGCCGCTGCGCCTGTACATCTTTACCTCCATTGTGGCTTTTCTGGTGTTCGCTCAGGCGATACCGGTGGATTCGATCAACTTGAATCCACCGGAGGAGACGACCGAGAGAGCCTCGGGTGAGGGGTCAGAATCGAGGAGCGGTCTGGTTGCGCCACCCATACCGGGCCGGGATGTGCACTTTGAGCTGCCCTTGGTCAGCGACGAAATCAATCGCCGACTCGAATATAATTTTGGTCGTATTGCCGAGAACCCTCAGATCGGCATCAATCAGTTTTTTTCCCTTGCTCCCCAGGTAATGTTCTTGCTATTACCGCTGTTTGCCCTGGTTCTGAAATTGATTTACTGGCGGCGACATCACTATTATATGGAGCACCTGATACTTGCCCTCCACACCCACAGCTTCGGGTTGCAATTGGCTGTGGTGGTGGTGGGCTTGGCCATGCTTGAGGATGCCATCGCGGCCTGGCCTGTGGTGCCCGAGGCATTGAGTGTGCTCAGTAGCCTGCTGTTCTGGTCGGTGCCTCTCTACCTGCTACTGAGCCACAAAACGTTTTATCGTCAGGGATGGTGGAAATCGGTTCTTAAATTTTTACTCACTGCCACTGCTTACAGCTTTCTGCTCTTCACGGCGTTTTTGTTTACGACGATCCAGAGCATCCTGCGCAGCTAA
- a CDS encoding sensor domain-containing diguanylate cyclase — protein MSSPISDATDSAVYKTLLESTKAIPWKIDWATMKFAYIGPQIEALLGWTPESWVSVEDWATRMHPEDRDWVVNFCVSQSQSGVDHEADYRALTKDGDYVWIRDVVHVARNEQGEVEALIGFMFDISERKKTEQELIKLQKELETLSYQDGLTGVANRRMLDSILDVEWLNARRNRQPLSVLLIDIDYFKQYNDRYGHLQGDDCLRSIAQTLDTVASRPRDFLARFGGEEFMLVLPETDGKAAHAVADRCRQAILKLQIPHAASDASQLVSISVGVASIIPDHECELAEFIESADRKLYQAKLEGRDRVVA, from the coding sequence ATGAGCTCCCCCATTTCCGACGCAACTGATAGCGCGGTCTATAAAACCCTGCTTGAATCCACCAAGGCCATCCCCTGGAAAATCGACTGGGCGACCATGAAATTCGCCTACATCGGCCCCCAGATTGAAGCGCTCCTGGGCTGGACGCCGGAAAGCTGGGTCAGCGTAGAGGACTGGGCGACCCGGATGCACCCGGAAGATCGGGACTGGGTGGTGAACTTCTGTGTGAGCCAGTCCCAGTCCGGTGTGGACCATGAGGCGGACTACCGGGCACTGACCAAAGACGGCGACTACGTCTGGATTCGGGACGTGGTCCATGTCGCCCGCAATGAGCAAGGTGAAGTGGAAGCACTGATCGGCTTCATGTTCGATATCAGTGAGCGCAAGAAAACCGAGCAGGAACTGATCAAACTGCAGAAAGAGCTGGAGACGCTGTCTTACCAGGACGGCCTGACCGGCGTGGCCAACCGGCGCATGCTCGACTCCATTCTCGATGTGGAGTGGTTGAATGCCCGGCGCAACCGCCAGCCGCTGTCGGTATTGCTGATCGACATCGATTATTTCAAACAGTACAACGATCGGTACGGACACCTGCAGGGCGATGACTGCTTGAGGTCGATTGCCCAGACCCTGGATACTGTGGCTTCCCGCCCCCGGGATTTCCTGGCCCGGTTCGGTGGCGAGGAATTCATGCTGGTGCTCCCGGAAACGGATGGAAAGGCCGCTCATGCGGTGGCCGACCGATGCCGCCAGGCCATTTTGAAGTTGCAGATTCCCCACGCCGCTTCCGATGCCAGTCAGTTGGTTTCCATCAGCGTCGGCGTCGCCAGTATTATTCCCGATCACGAGTGTGAGCTGGCGGAATTTATTGAGAGCGCGGATCGAAAACTGTATCAAGCCAAGCTTGAAGGGCGCGACCGGGTGGTGGCTTAG
- a CDS encoding methyl-accepting chemotaxis protein, whose amino-acid sequence MARSLTIAQRLGSGFGLILLLFTVVTVLGIQRVTVMDRTLSAVNEGASQKQRFAINFRGSVHDRAIAIRDAVLVENDSALRAHLQDVRDLDAFYQDSARQMDALFESQHVSDKEQRLLDRIQAIEQETLGLTSELIALRQAGNIEAARQFLLSDVSAAYTEWLARVNAFIDYQEADIRRDVDHVQAVAGDFAKAMVAFLLLALIAGAVVAVVIIRNIKATLGAEPEALSEVIEAFASGQLTVTESSRYPNSVMANINKTLRRLAGVITDVRMAAETLARSSEELTRTSDDNSEQVRLQSSETEQMAAAINQLSASVVEISRSAANASNATQSADREVNTGNQTVQETASAIEQLAQTLEDAVSKVQTVSTQSGDIEKIIDVINGIAEQTNLLALNAAIEAARAGEHGRGFAVVADEVRSLATRTQASTREIREMIGTLQTGAGDAVEVMETSHQLAQKTVIKTREAESALSTIRQEVVSITDMNHQIASAAEEQSQVAEGVNQNINRISEATLASSAGADQVAGSSRELSELAQQLSRKVAHFEV is encoded by the coding sequence ATGGCTAGATCGCTCACCATCGCCCAGCGCCTCGGCTCGGGTTTCGGACTGATTCTTTTACTGTTTACCGTGGTCACCGTGCTGGGGATCCAGCGGGTGACCGTCATGGACCGGACCCTGTCCGCCGTCAACGAGGGGGCCTCCCAGAAGCAACGGTTTGCCATCAATTTCCGGGGCAGTGTCCACGACCGGGCCATCGCCATTCGCGATGCCGTGCTGGTCGAGAACGACAGCGCCCTGCGGGCTCACTTGCAGGACGTGCGTGACCTGGATGCGTTTTATCAGGACTCGGCCCGGCAGATGGACGCGCTCTTCGAAAGCCAACACGTGAGTGATAAAGAGCAGCGCCTTCTGGATCGAATTCAGGCCATTGAACAGGAAACCCTGGGCCTGACCTCTGAGTTGATCGCCCTGCGCCAGGCTGGCAACATCGAGGCGGCCCGCCAGTTTCTGTTATCCGACGTCTCGGCGGCCTATACCGAATGGCTGGCTCGGGTGAATGCGTTTATTGACTATCAGGAAGCGGATATCCGCCGGGACGTGGATCATGTGCAGGCGGTGGCCGGCGATTTTGCCAAGGCCATGGTGGCGTTTCTGCTTCTGGCGCTGATCGCCGGGGCGGTGGTGGCTGTGGTGATCATCCGGAACATCAAAGCCACACTGGGGGCCGAGCCGGAAGCCCTGTCCGAGGTGATCGAAGCCTTCGCCTCAGGGCAACTGACCGTGACCGAAAGCTCTCGCTACCCCAATAGCGTCATGGCCAATATCAATAAAACCCTGCGCCGGCTCGCCGGTGTGATCACCGATGTACGCATGGCGGCGGAAACCCTGGCCCGCTCGTCGGAAGAGCTGACCCGGACTTCGGATGACAACAGCGAACAGGTGCGCCTGCAGTCCTCGGAAACCGAGCAGATGGCCGCCGCCATCAATCAGCTCAGTGCCTCGGTGGTGGAGATCTCCCGCAGCGCGGCCAATGCCTCAAACGCCACCCAGAGCGCTGACCGGGAAGTGAACACCGGCAATCAGACGGTGCAGGAAACCGCTTCCGCCATTGAACAGTTGGCGCAGACCCTTGAGGACGCGGTGAGCAAAGTGCAGACGGTATCGACCCAGAGTGGCGATATTGAAAAAATCATCGATGTAATCAACGGTATCGCCGAGCAGACCAATCTGCTGGCCCTGAATGCGGCCATCGAAGCGGCCCGCGCCGGCGAGCACGGCCGGGGTTTTGCGGTGGTTGCCGATGAGGTCCGCTCGCTGGCGACCCGCACCCAGGCCTCGACCCGGGAGATTCGGGAGATGATCGGCACCCTGCAGACCGGGGCCGGAGACGCGGTGGAGGTGATGGAAACCAGCCATCAATTGGCCCAGAAAACCGTGATAAAAACCCGGGAGGCCGAGAGCGCCCTGTCCACCATTCGTCAGGAGGTGGTATCCATCACCGATATGAACCACCAGATTGCCAGCGCCGCCGAGGAGCAGAGTCAGGTGGCCGAGGGCGTCAATCAGAACATCAACCGGATCAGCGAAGCGACCCTGGCGTCCTCCGCTGGCGCCGATCAGGTAGCGGGGTCCAGTCGGGAGCTGTCCGAGCTGGCTCAGCAGTTGTCGCGCAAAGTGGCCCATTTCGAGGTGTAG
- a CDS encoding alpha/beta fold hydrolase, translated as MSDHYDDCVTEQGQGEPLVILIHGWSCQRTDWVQTLAAMPRDLHCLALDLPGHGEAQDKPWDDWTIEGLAKAVTEVADKKGARRLILVGHSMGGCVALEAARRWSGPVGVVLVDSFGLPYGDMDAETIASIEEPFKADFRGAMAGLVDNTTVAELDPEIREWIKARMSSGDPERLLPIWHNLLRWSPDGAFAEIKGPIVALNGEHISEAAQKRCAPYVQETILPGTHHFPQFEQPQAFAHALQQSLETIAPQLE; from the coding sequence ATGTCCGACCACTATGACGATTGTGTGACCGAGCAGGGCCAGGGCGAACCTCTGGTCATTCTGATTCACGGCTGGAGCTGCCAGCGCACCGATTGGGTGCAAACACTGGCTGCCATGCCCCGGGACCTCCACTGCCTGGCACTGGATCTGCCCGGCCACGGTGAGGCGCAGGATAAACCCTGGGATGACTGGACGATCGAGGGCCTGGCCAAAGCCGTAACCGAGGTGGCTGATAAGAAGGGCGCCCGCCGACTGATACTGGTGGGTCACTCGATGGGCGGTTGTGTGGCGCTGGAAGCGGCCCGGCGCTGGTCCGGACCGGTGGGCGTGGTATTGGTGGACAGTTTCGGGCTGCCCTATGGGGATATGGATGCCGAGACCATTGCCTCCATTGAAGAGCCTTTCAAGGCGGATTTTCGCGGCGCCATGGCCGGGCTGGTGGACAACACCACGGTGGCGGAGCTGGATCCTGAGATCCGTGAGTGGATCAAAGCCCGGATGTCGTCGGGCGATCCAGAGCGCCTGCTGCCCATCTGGCACAACCTGCTGCGCTGGTCCCCGGACGGGGCCTTTGCCGAGATCAAAGGCCCCATTGTGGCGCTTAACGGAGAGCACATTTCCGAGGCGGCGCAAAAGCGTTGTGCGCCCTACGTTCAGGAGACCATCCTGCCGGGCACCCATCACTTCCCTCAGTTCGAGCAGCCCCAGGCCTTCGCTCACGCACTACAGCAATCACTGGAAACCATAGCGCCACAACTTGAGTAG
- a CDS encoding helix-turn-helix transcriptional regulator, translating to MPDDTLRKRFAEHNEQLLGTLYGSALSNGQWGPFLKRMIDLTGSRSARLLLLNQGANTVQRSIKVNIDDSAHQRYVEHFVNLCPWRTELGEKPTGQLYSTYLDFSCRQPTFYQTEFFNDWARGLDIHHGVCGTVYSTEQHKVQLLIQRTGGQGYYSREETNLINSVLPHMRQALRLSAQMADREARLTSALNAAQSHPLPFVLFNANGQIRYLSPQLEQAAPMGLRFTSNGVEFTDPNLNPPFKAALQRLTGQAAHCQSLEWRFEVPRPHCPPLYCLLTPVFPGAEPNLPFWQTDIHAALYIRDPLAQIGRRHQQLVTAYGLTDTEARLALDIALGLELKAVATRDHRSIHTLRSQLKSVFNKTGCSRQSQLAALVNQLPAR from the coding sequence ATGCCAGACGATACACTGCGGAAACGCTTTGCTGAGCATAACGAACAACTCCTGGGAACCCTTTACGGCAGTGCGCTGAGCAACGGCCAGTGGGGGCCGTTTCTCAAGCGGATGATCGATTTGACCGGGTCCCGCTCGGCCCGCTTACTGCTGTTGAATCAGGGCGCGAATACCGTTCAGCGCAGCATCAAGGTCAACATCGACGATAGTGCGCACCAGCGCTATGTGGAACACTTCGTCAATTTGTGCCCCTGGCGCACCGAGCTGGGAGAGAAGCCAACCGGGCAGTTGTATTCCACCTACCTCGATTTCAGTTGCCGACAGCCGACGTTTTACCAGACCGAATTCTTCAACGACTGGGCCAGAGGCCTGGATATTCATCACGGCGTGTGCGGCACGGTCTACAGCACCGAGCAGCACAAGGTGCAACTGTTGATTCAGCGCACCGGCGGGCAGGGGTATTACTCCCGGGAAGAGACCAACCTGATCAACAGCGTACTGCCCCATATGCGCCAGGCACTGCGACTCAGTGCCCAGATGGCCGACCGGGAGGCTCGGCTGACATCGGCCCTGAATGCCGCCCAGAGTCACCCGCTGCCATTTGTTCTGTTTAATGCGAATGGCCAGATCCGTTACCTCTCGCCTCAATTGGAGCAGGCCGCACCGATGGGCCTGCGCTTCACCTCCAACGGTGTTGAATTCACCGACCCGAATCTGAATCCCCCCTTCAAAGCGGCTCTGCAGCGTCTGACGGGCCAAGCGGCCCACTGCCAGAGCCTGGAGTGGCGCTTTGAGGTGCCCCGCCCCCACTGCCCGCCCCTGTATTGCCTGTTGACGCCGGTGTTTCCGGGCGCCGAACCCAATCTGCCGTTCTGGCAGACCGATATCCACGCCGCGCTCTATATCCGGGACCCATTGGCTCAGATCGGCCGACGTCACCAGCAGTTGGTCACCGCCTACGGACTGACCGACACTGAGGCCAGGCTGGCCCTGGATATCGCTCTGGGTCTGGAACTGAAAGCGGTAGCCACCCGGGACCACCGCTCGATCCACACCCTGAGAAGCCAGTTGAAATCCGTATTCAATAAAACCGGCTGCTCTCGACAGAGCCAATTGGCGGCCTTGGTCAACCAACTGCCGGCCCGATAG
- a CDS encoding LacI family DNA-binding transcriptional regulator, with the protein MKDDKPTSFDIAYRAGVSQSTVSRALRDSPLVNEATRKRVQAIARELNYKVDKNARNLRSKQTRTIALLLCEDQGIGDSMINPFFLSMLGSITRACANRQYDLLVSFQQMSDDWHADFEDAHRADGIIFLGYGDYVTYVEKLIHLNEAGAHYITWGPVLPGQPGVSIGCDNYNGAYKATKHLLQLGRKRIAFIGDASEHSPEFRRRYEGHARALKEFGIELDPALQVAAETSETDGKAGIETLRARGVEFDAVFGASDLIAIGAIQGIEAAGLIVPDDIAVVGFDDIPTASYTHPPLTTVQQNTRLAGELLVDNLLKMIDGEKPESFLLPTDLIVRGSCGAPRSN; encoded by the coding sequence ATGAAAGACGACAAGCCCACCTCGTTCGATATTGCCTATCGGGCCGGGGTTTCCCAATCCACAGTGTCACGTGCCCTGCGCGACAGCCCGTTGGTCAACGAGGCCACCCGTAAGCGAGTCCAGGCGATTGCCCGGGAGCTGAACTACAAAGTCGACAAAAACGCCCGCAACCTGCGCTCCAAGCAGACCCGGACCATCGCCCTGCTGCTGTGTGAAGATCAGGGTATTGGCGACTCCATGATCAACCCTTTCTTCCTGTCCATGCTGGGCAGCATTACCCGCGCCTGCGCCAACCGCCAGTACGACCTGCTGGTGTCCTTTCAGCAGATGAGTGATGACTGGCACGCGGATTTTGAGGACGCCCACCGGGCCGACGGAATCATTTTCCTGGGGTATGGCGACTATGTGACCTACGTGGAAAAGCTGATCCACCTGAACGAAGCGGGCGCTCACTACATTACCTGGGGTCCGGTGTTACCGGGCCAGCCGGGCGTGTCCATTGGCTGCGACAACTACAACGGTGCCTACAAGGCCACAAAACACCTGTTACAGCTCGGCCGGAAACGGATCGCGTTTATTGGGGACGCCAGCGAGCACTCCCCCGAGTTCCGCCGCCGCTATGAGGGGCACGCCCGGGCACTGAAGGAATTCGGGATTGAGCTGGACCCGGCGCTTCAGGTCGCGGCGGAAACCTCGGAAACCGACGGTAAGGCGGGCATTGAAACCCTGCGAGCGCGGGGCGTGGAATTCGATGCGGTATTTGGTGCGAGCGACCTGATCGCCATCGGGGCGATTCAGGGAATTGAGGCCGCCGGTCTGATCGTACCGGATGATATTGCGGTGGTGGGCTTTGATGACATTCCCACCGCCTCCTACACCCATCCGCCCTTGACCACGGTGCAACAGAACACCCGACTGGCGGGCGAGCTGCTGGTAGACAACCTGCTGAAGATGATCGACGGTGAGAAACCGGAATCTTTCCTGCTGCCCACCGACCTGATCGTGCGAGGCTCCTGCGGCGCCCCCAGATCGAACTAA